Genomic window (Kwoniella botswanensis chromosome 1, complete sequence):
TGTCAATCACTGATTTTGAGCAAAGCTAGAGAACGCGTTGTGAGTACTGCTTTGAACGACCAAGCTATCACATCCTCTGAAGACAGTAGAGGGGTAGCTGTGCGGACGTTCAAGTCGATAGCGACTCGCGTTGGCGCCTTCGAGATCCTTGAAGGGGTGCTAGCGAATAAAGACGATTAGTCCTCTAAAACAGAATTGTTGATCACTCTCGACATCGccagatgacgatggaggTGTGATCAACGCATCAGAGAACAGAACGAATTGACGCGTATCACCCCTATCGGCCAGGATCACTTGAGCGCACGACTCTTGATAGCTTTGCGAACAGCGATTGCGGATAAGGCGCCGGTGCTTTGAAGTCAAGATCGTCTTGCGAAGGCGGAAGGGAAAGGACAAAGGTCAGAATTGTAAACATACCGAGACCACGGGAAGCAACGTCAGTAGCAAGCATGATGGGACTTCGACCAGATTTGAATTCAGCAAGGACCCAATCTCGTTCGGCTTGTTGTCTAAAAATGGATGATGGTAAGCATAAATCACTGAACGAGAGTCAAACCAAGACTCACTTGTCACCGTGAATGGCCAAAGCGGGCCAACCATCCATTCGAAGGAATTTTGTAAGATCATCAGCGACTCGCTTAGTAGCAATAAAGATGATGACTTTGGCGTTCTCTTTGGAGATTTGCTCGAGGTGACCGAGGAGTTTTTGCCTCTTATCGTAATCGGTACAGATCTCAACGTGTTGGGTGACATTGTGGTTGGCAGTAAGTTCCATAGAACCGATGTTGACTTGGATGAAGTCGTGAAGGAAATCCATGGCAAGTCGTTGAACTTCCTTAGGCCAGGTAGCGGAGAAAAGAAGAGTTTGTCGATCAGGTCGGATTTGACTGACAATCTTTCTGATTTGAGGTTCGAAACCCATATCAAGCATTCGATCGGCTTCGTCCATAACAAGGTAGGTAACTCGCTTCAAATTGGTCTTCCCAGATTCGAgcatatcgatcaatcgaCCTGGCGTAGCTACACAAATCTCTACACCTCGTTGAAGATCTCGGATCTGAGGACCCTTGGGAGCACCACCGTAGATAGCGGTGTTTCTGATTCGAGAGGATTTACCGAACTTGGTGCATTCAGTTTGGATCTGCACGGCAAGTTCTCGAGTAGGAGCGAGGATGAGAACGATGGGACCATCACCGGGAgcgagaagaggttgagcgTTGATGTGAACCATAGCAGGGAGAGCGAATGAGATGGTTTTACCGGAACCGGTTTCAGCGACAGCGACAAGGTCTCGACCGGAAAGAGCCATAGGCCAAGCTTGACATTGAATGGCTGATGGAGCAGTGAAACCCATAGCTCGGATTTCGGAAAGGATGTAGTCGGGGAAACCAGCTTCCTCGAAGGTGGTGATAGGTCGAGGGACATTTTGACCTTGGATCTTCATGGTTTTCTCGGCTCGGAACTGATTGATTTCAGCGTCGGTTCGAGCAGTTACTCGAGGGTCTTGAACGTAGAAGCTGCGCGTATCGTTAGCTTACACATTGCTTTAGCGGACTTCAGTACGAGAAAACTTACTTCTTCTCAAACTTGGTAAGATTGGTGTGGTTCCAATCAATGCTGTGTAAACCACCACCGAGGTTACCCATTCTATCACCGCCACCACCTATAAACAATAAAGAATGTCAGCGTATCCCGAAAACGACGATATCAAGTCATCGTCTGAACGTGCCTCCGTAAGAGCCATAACCCGAACCACCAGAATAATTACCGTATGATCCGCCGCCGCCTGCGAAGAACGGGAAATGATCGGTCACCTTTGGATTTTACACCGTAGGATCTGATTTGGGGATGTATGAGATGCTTACCataaccaccaccaccacctcctccatatccacctcctccataACCGCCACCCCCACCACCGTAtccgccaccaccaccaccaccgtaTCCACCGCCGTATGATCCACCACCGTAAGACTacaaaggaagaaaggagtgTGAGTTAATTGATCGGATGACAATGAGCAAGCAGTGGCGAAGTACTAATAATACGTACCATGTTGTTAGTAATCAGAGAGTGAGTTGCTGTAGAGAGTGATAAAGAATGATTGATAGCCTGTGCAACGTGCGTGGCTGATTTTGAAGGAGTAAgatagatgaaggaagagaaggaagaagaagaagagatgaagaaagcaGCAGTCCAAATAAAAGGAATGAATGGGTGGGGTGGTGTACCCTCGCGATCAGAAAAAATGAAAAATGAAAACACACAGAAAAACTTATCACGGCGGACACCTCCGACGAGCTATCTCTTCACCATATCACCGCCCCCTTTGGAGCGGCGATTCAAGAAGTGGCAGAAGGTGTCAGCTGTCGTCAGGAAAATCGCTTTACACATGCCTGTGCAGCAAAGTTAACGTTTCCGGCAAGGTTGCATGTATGTTTATGGATATCTCTCACTGAACGTTATTCGGAGTTGATAAGGTGACAAGATAACGCAATCAGCAGAGATCAGACAAGACGTCGATCTCTTGGGAGAGTATGGAGTAATTGCTGTTTCCGGATATGATGGACAAGCTCCTCAGTTCACTTGTCTATGTCGTTCAATTGAGGTATGTGGGGGTTGGTTGTTTACGACCATGCTGGAACCCAATCGGCAATGGCAAGGGACAGGAGTGATGGAACCCTGAATCCATGACATACACACAAAGGAataatggaaatggaaaaacATGACATTTGGTGAATTCTGTAGTGGCTGCGCAATCATGTTCGATTGTACCATTTGAATAAGACAAACTGCTCAGCCCTTCATCGTTCATACCCAACTAACCTACTTAGTCTGTCATCTCCCATACTCGTTATCTGCAAATCATTCTCAGAAAGAACAAAGAAAGGACGACTTGGTCACCCACATTTCATTGCGATATAGCAGAACCAAAGCTGCAGGAAAAGCACTGCGCAACTATAACAAACAGCATTGGTCAGTCGCAGCACTTTACCCAACGATAGCAACCACCTTATCATTGATCCCTCATACCGATAATACTTCACCACACCGTTCATGGCTAGCCGTCAACCAAGAATAACAGTCTTCCCtcccacctcttcttcttcttcatcctcaccaaTCATGTCACTCTCCTCATTCATTGACACCCTCCGTTCTCAGAGATATTCCCTCCTTCCAACCAActcatcaccctcttcacctgacCTGCTCAAGACGTCAAGctcgacgaagaagaagttgttCCAAGCTACAGCCATAGGTCTGGTATTGCTGGTTATTACTGGTTATACTCTACGTCCAGGCGGTAATAATGGAATACAGAAACAGGTTGTAGATCCATATGATCAGTACACAGATCCTAATTTCCACCAACCGATATCTCCTCCTGAGATTGATGTGGGATCAGAAGAACCTCCAAGCAGCGGGAATGACCCCTCTAGACCCAACCAGATAGATACAACTAACTGGGGATTGACAGAGGAAATGGGTTGGAAGCCGCCTAAGGTCGGACTGAAGGATTTAGGAGAGGTAGCGGAGGGAAGGTATAGGCTGGGATTCGAGGCTGGGGAGGAAGGTACGAGGGAGTGAGTAAGAGTCCATGCTAAGATATCACTGTAGATCCGTTTATCATCAACCGAATATCTTACGGATTCACTTGAGTGTTAATCGAAGCTaatctttccctttctcccttttAATAGGTATTATCAGCGCCTGTACGATTTCGCCCTTTCACTTCCTATGCCCCTCCACTCCCccctcctttcctctctaTTCTACCATTCTCCACCTCACTACGATGCTGTCGTCCCTTCCTACCCCCTATCATCCGGTACAAGGCGACCCCCAACCTCGATGATCTCCTACAAGTACATCCATCAAACAGATAAAGAGTTCAACCCGGATAACGACCTGACGAAAATATGGACAGAGATGAATAAACCTGATGGTTGGGAACTGAACTTCTTAGACGATAATCAAGCGCATGAGTGGATGTTGAAACATTTTAGGAAATCTGATGTCAGTTGGGCATGGGATTATATGCATAGGGGTGTACTCAAAGCGGATTTCCTGAGGTATTTGTTACCTTTGATTATGGGTGGGGTTTATTcggatgttgatgtgagtgttgaGTTTCATTCTTTTTGAAGTGGTTGATCTAGAGTGGGAGTGAAGGGTGAGGTAGTTGTAGATGGAGTTGAATGGCATAGTATGGATGAGATTATCATGACGGGAAGCGGAGAGGTACCTGTCTTATGGGACTCTGCGTCCGAGCAGTGTGAATGATACATTCAAGAGGACGGCTCAAGACTAACATACATCATTCAATCATGTTAGACCCAACCCATCCGCCCAATAGAACAATGGGGCCACAACTCCGTCGAATACCTCGACCTATCATCCACAGATGGTCAATCTTGGAAATCCAAATTATCCACGAACCCAGCTGTGATAGTAGGTGTAGATGTGGATGTACACGCATACGAAGGGTGGGAGAATGGATGGCCAAGAGCTCTGGGAATCTGTCAATGGAcgttatcctcttctccttcccacCCCATCTTTTTGGACGCAGTTAGGAGAGTAGTAAATGCCACGAGGGTAGTGGAAACTTGGGAGAACTGGAGATCAGCCGAAATTGAAAAATTATTAGGAGAAGGTAGGGAAGCGGACGCACAGGAATTACAGAATCAGCATAGAGATATGGCGATGAATGTCATGGAGTGGACTGGACCTGGGTTGTTTACTGATAGTGTACTTTCGTAAGTGGTGATCTTATctctcacttcttcatcttatAATCGTAAAGGGGTCATAATTTGTGGTCATCTCCAATCTGATCGTGTTATAACGGTGAATTATAATGTAGCTTCCTGCTCGCTCGATATAACGTAACATGGCACCGACTCCGAGGACTCAATCATCCTCTGAGAATAGGCGACGTCCTGATATTGCCTATAACGGGTTTCAGTCCTGGTGGTCAACCTGATTTCGGAGCAGAGGGACCAGACAGTGTACAAGCTAATGTGTTGCATAattgtgagtgagattgtcATCTTTCATAGTGATTGACCAAGGGAGGGAGAACTGATTATGTCATCTTGTCTGGTTGACGATTATAGTCAGAGGTAGTTGGAAAGGTGATGGAGCGAGGAAGAAATAAACTGAAGATTCATCTGCAAATCAAATTGGCCGACAACCTCATCCCAACGATAGGATGAGAATACTACTGTCGAATGTTATATAATATCCTGTCCTCAAACAAAAAGTCATCTTACGCATCTTACGACATTCGAACCAAGATGCATCTTCTACAGGATTCACCATAAAGGGGTGTATCACCTTGTCTCTCTATCGGCATCATAATATGATACATATTTATataaatacatatatagtGCTTCCGAACGTAaatcttccctttcattAAACTGTCAACTGTTCCAATATTCAATGACGAAAATTGTTGTGACATTATGTTTTTTTTTCGTTGACTACATCCTCGTATAATCATGCATTCCAATCTCAAGGTATAATTTCACTTGATCTCGCTTTACTTTCGTTTATCACAGCAGAAACAGTTGAGAGCTGCATCATAATCTAGTGATGATATGAACAGTCAAGATTAAAATCATAGTCTGGTACAAAAAGCAGCCGGGTTGTGAACGTTCAGCACATGCTTATGATATTCTGCATTTCAGTACAGTATGTACCTCTAGGTGTATATCACAAAGCACAAATCAACTAAATCAATCAAATAACCCAAATTGTGTATCGTATATTATGAGCTGGAGTCTAGGTCCAAATCAGGATTACAACATTCCCACTCTTTACTTCGACACgcacacacacatacatGAATACCACTGGTCTGGTTTTCCACTTCACTGAACATCTCTCGATCAACTGAATTTCCACCTATTACCGCAATTCTGCAAGTAAGTTTGACAAGATTTTCAATTAGTCAAGATATTATCGTCTTTTTACTCGAAATTAACAGAAGGCGGAATCAGATGAACTCACTGTACATCTATATAGCCCAATTGTCAAAGTAGAAATGTCATACgcaagatatcagcttatGCTCAGGATAAGGAAGGACTAAATGAAAGAATGATATAACATACGTTACGAAAGTCTAATACAGTCACAAGGGGGACAGTCTTAATCAGCATTTTCTATTTTTCCATATTTTAACCAGTTTCTTACTCACAGTCATAGGTTCATCCGCTGACCTAGTCTGCATCTGATAATAAGTACATTTCCTCTGTTGACATCTACCGCACTTGAACGCGTCCGTTTCAGCTTGAGTTTCACCGACCGCCTTGGCTTTGAACAAATTATCAGAAGCGATTTTCTCGTTGAGTGCTCGGACGGATTCAGAAGCCATTTCCTAGAACAATGCGTAACAAAAAAATCATTAGTATAAGGAAGACATCATGTTGATTATACCTTATGTTGGTAATCTACGTTTttagaagggaaagggagaaaCTTACATCTTTTGACATGTTGGCCACTTTCTCTGTACTGATGTATCCCAGAACAATCTCATTCCTCAATGCTGGATTACCTTTATCCTTCAGATTGAGGTACAGTGATCTAATCTCTATATATGGGAAAATATAtgtcagatatcagctttttcGCGAAAAGAAATGCAACCACACAACGGTGCGAAAAGCTACACTATGGCTGTATTACTCACTTCCTCTATAATCGTTTCCTGTCGAGTAATTCAACGCTTTATGCGCATACTTCTCTATACCCACTGCTCGTTCCGTTAAGATCTTATTTTCTGAATGGCCCAACAAGTGATAATTGATCAGCAATCAGACCTTTGTCTTATCTCTCAAGTTGCTACCGTAGTCTGACGCAGACGCAGAGACGCCCGCCACTCACGAGCCGTACTATCCCCCGCTAATGCATCGTAAATCATCACCACGCACTTATCCCTCACCGGATCAGCAGCTCCATCTGAACTATCTGCCCGTAGACTCTTATCGACCCCGTCCGACTTGGCCGTACGGGGGGTCGTCCTACTGCTGTCGATGGTAGATAGAGGCTGACGGGGCGAATCTGCCGAAGGGGATTTCTTGGAGGTAGAATTGGTTTCGTTTTTGATATCTGGTGTGGAGGGGTTGGGAGATGCGGCAGAGGGCGATGCAGCTGTTGATGAGCCTACATATATTATGTGGTCAGCCATTGTAATATGGACATCAGTATTGGCAGGAGATATATGAAGGTGTTATTTTGCTGATAGtgtccaactcaccttccgcCTTTACACGCTTAGCagcaccttcttccttcttcgtATTCGTagcatcaccatcatccctcttcctcttcttcttattctcCTCTATCACATCTCTCCATGATTTGACTATTTCCTTGGCTAAACTCGAGatggatgaagtggaagatgatcgcAGTTTACCTATTGCTACACCTGCTTTTGATGACTAAACATACCCACAGTCAGTAATCACCTCCTATAGTAGTAGCATGAAGATTGTAGGAAGAGGAGGCAGGGAAACCCCAAGGAGAATATACTAACTCGTAAGAGATCTTCTGAAGGTTCTACCTCGGCTTTGAGCTTTTTCAATATCCTGACTACTTCCTATAAGATAACAAGATAGATACTGTATCAGCACCAGTGGCCTCACAGCTCGACGTATCCTGGATGGTGCTGCTCAGCCAGTTTGCAACTTACATCGGTCTTTCCATCTGCATTAGCAGTGTTCAGCTCTTTGACGAGTCCTGTTAGAGTA
Coding sequences:
- a CDS encoding ATP-dependent RNA helicase DBP2-A, encoding MGNLGGGLHSIDWNHTNLTKFEKNFYVQDPRVTARTDAEINQFRAEKTMKIQGQNVPRPITTFEEAGFPDYILSEIRAMGFTAPSAIQCQAWPMALSGRDLVAVAETGSGKTISFALPAMVHINAQPLLAPGDGPIVLILAPTRELAVQIQTECTKFGKSSRIRNTAIYGGAPKGPQIRDLQRGVEICVATPGRLIDMLESGKTNLKRVTYLVMDEADRMLDMGFEPQIRKIVSQIRPDRQTLLFSATWPKEVQRLAMDFLHDFIQVNIGSMELTANHNVTQHVEICTDYDKRQKLLGHLEQISKENAKVIIFIATKRVADDLTKFLRMDGWPALAIHGDKQQAERDWVLAEFKSGRSPIMLATDVASRGLDVKDIGYVINYDFPNNCEDYIHRIGRTGRAGRKGVSYTYFTADNSKQARELVQILRESKSEVSPELEQMAMYGGGGGGRGRGGGGRGGRGGRYGGGGGGGYSSGANSYGGGGSGGGYSSRW
- a CDS encoding transcription elongation factor S-II; protein product: MDANTLTGLVKELNTANADGKTDEVVRILKKLKAEVEPSEDLLRSSKAGVAIGKLRSSSTSSISSLAKEIVKSWRDVIEENKKKRKRDDGDATNTKKEEGAAKRVKAEGSSTAASPSAASPNPSTPDIKNETNSTSKKSPSADSPRQPLSTIDSSRTTPRTAKSDGVDKSLRADSSDGAADPVRDKCVVMIYDALAGDSTAQNKILTERAVGIEKYAHKALNYSTGNDYRGKIRSLYLNLKDKGNPALRNEIVLGYISTEKVANMSKDEMASESVRALNEKIASDNLFKAKAVGETQAETDAFKCGRCQQRKCTYYQMQTRSADEPMTTFVTYVISFFHLVLPYPEHKLISCNCGNRWKFS